The nucleotide sequence CTCTAATTGCTTCTTTCACATTTGTGCTCATTGGTGATGAAGTGAATCCAGCCATTTTCATCCTTGCCCTCCATTTTCCAGCGACTTCATACCTTTCTATTCTATCCTCGCCCTCGCAAGCAATGACATTCACAATGTCCCTCGCCAAGCATTGCCTTTCAACATTCACCCTATCTTGACTCTCTCTCGGAAGAGTGGCGTCAAGGGACTCAAACACAGCAGAGTAGTAATTGTAAGCTTCAACAAATCTTGGAAGAAATGGGGAAGTGTTTGTGTTCACGTCTTGTTCCACAACTGTTACAAGTTTTGGATTAAGGCTCTTAACCATGCGGAGAAGCTGGTCTCGTTCGTTTACAGTTGATACACTTTCGTCGGGCATGTGATGAAGCTGGAATGCAAAGTTCACCACAAGGGCTTCCCCGGGACGACAGTTGAGCATTGATGGAGTAACAATTGAAGACCTTGATGCTACGGCTCGAAATTCAAATGGCAATCCGAGTACTTCTGCTAGCTTTTCAAGTCTTTGTCCTATGATACTTAGGCCTCCAACAGATCGTTGCACGGATTCAGGATCATCAACGCCGGTCAATCTCACATAAGGTGGCTTCCCTGGCCTAGAAGCAAGTGTTTGTATCAGGGTTATATATTGACTTCCTTGGTTGATATCAAAATCTATAATGTGAACCTTCTTATCATCTTTAATAGCCTCAGAGATAGCACCATTTGCAGCAATAAATCCAAACTTAAAACATGGGCACACCTCGAATAGTATCTGCATTGCTGCTAGACGATCAGAAGACGGAGGTTCCTTGCATTTCAAAGCTTTATAAATACATTTTCCCGATGAAGCCAAACGAGCAGCAAGTCCTTCCACCATGTAGGCTGCAATTCTATCCGAAGGTTCTCCCTGAATTGAAACCAACTGCCTGAGATCATCGATCATAGCTGAGGCTTTTACTTCATTTCCTTCTGAAAGTGCGCTAGCACATTCATATAGTAATTGCTTCGGGGTCCGAGGAAAGTTTTGTGATATTTCTTTGGTGCTACTGGTGCTACTAAGATTTGAATCTGAGGACAACGATTCCTTTGGCGAGTCATGATGCGACTTGTTCTGAATGGGATTGGCACACTCAGCAAAGTCAGGATCAATCTCCATGCTCTGAACAGTCCTAAACATGTTTTCCTCATCGTCATCACACTCATCATTATTGTCACCAAGCAATGCCCTCTCCAATTCTTGTATTTTCAATCGCATATCACCGTCAAATTCAAAACAATCAGGGCTTTCACTTTCCAAGAAATCTGATTCAAAGTTGGACTGATACGCATCACGCTGCCTTGTAGACGAAACATAAGTATCAAACGGGTTATCAGTGATCATAGAACCTCCTGAATTAGCTCTGAGCTGGTAGGAAGAATCACCATCAGCATGAACAGAATTTCCTGATATCCCAGAACTAGACGGTTCTATCAGTTCCTCTGTAGGTGAATCAAGGAAGTACTTTTCGTAACTCTCACTCGAGTAAGAATCATTCATGTACATGCTTCTATGCTTATCAGGAGCAAAATCATGGGAGGACAAGCCAGGTGTAACATCGGCTCCCTTTAACGAGTATAACTTGGCATTCCCATACGACGCGTCAGCCAACTCCGGAGATATAATCAATGACATGGTTTGCGTTCAATTCAACCAGCTCACATAAAATTTCAGTCTgtacacaaaaaagaaaaaaaagatcagTCATGAAAACGCTATAAATTCTGCAATCCATTaaccaagttttttttcttcttttctacaTACCTTATAGAAATAGTATAATAGATCAAGTTGCTCACTGATGAAAATTTAGCCGAATCTTCAACGACGCCTTTGCTGAGATAGGATAAACAAAAGCAGAAGACAACATTAGAAAATGCTTTTGGTTAGAACAACCGATCTATATAAAGAATGacaaaaacatacaaaataaatgCAATTCAAGTTTAGTACTTTACAAACTGCgattttcatgaataagttaGTTGATATTTGATAACTATTCAAATTCGCAGAAGATTTTATCTAGAAATAATAGAAAACCGATGTAACTAAGAACTTTAGACTTGAAGAAATTTGTCACCACTAAGATTTTGAACATACTCAAATTGAAACTATTGTAAAGTAAAGAGAATTCAATCATCattttagataaaattttattgttAGCTTTGGTCAAAACATTAATGGACATAGTTGACAAAATGTTCATCTTAACATAGGAAAGAACATCATATCGttccaaaaataattattatatttatagacATGTAAATACTAGCTGGATAAATCATAATGctcaagaaacaaaaaaaatcatattgatCAAATATTCTCAAGACATAACTATTCTTTAAACTTATCTTCCACAAAACAAAGATGAATTTCTACAAAGTTGAAAAATTATATACTCTTGTAAcatgatatatttattattactgCTGtgaaaaaacaagtaaaaattaaaaaagaaaagaaaaacaattttgatgaaACCTATGACTATGTTTATGTGTTTAACATAGGAAGAATCTACAAGGTAACAAACAAACAACGTTATTTtaagacaaaacaaaaagattaaaaacAGAGACATGTTGATATATATTGTTCCAAAtccaaatacaaaaaaaaaaaaaaaagaaacagaaataGTTAAAGGTTAAACAAAAACCATGTTGGAGAATCCAAAACTTGTTATAATTAAGAAGGAAGAATTTGAAGCAAAAATAAAGAACTtgtaataatgaaaaaaaaagtaagatagatatagaaatatttgtctGAACCTGAATGATATACAGCTAGAAATGAAGAAAGTGAAGCAAATATTTGTTGGTAGAAGCTGAGAAAAtggattgaagaagaagaagaaaagagagaaagaaacttAGCTAAAGCTTTTGACCAAGTGACAGAGATTATAACAAGGCAACTTCATTCAtatattatcaatatttttttgtttgtttgtgttttgtttgGTGAAAATCAACGAATAggataaatacataaataaatatatatatgaggcGCGTTCTGGAAACGATACGTAGATAGATATaggaacaataaaataatacataaattgTTTAATGTTAGGCAAAATACTCTATAGTTTTAGTTATTATGGAAGGAGCAGAACTATCATTTTTTCAGCATAAAGGAATGTCTATAgttgtagaaagaaaataatttgatatttaaattaGTCGATAAATGTTAGTTGTTCGATTTATCTCGATAAATATAATGAGAGCCCTAATTCAACTAGACAGAAGAGTAGGATTGAGATCTAGATATTGGATCTCTCTGTAGGAAGTCTTTCTGACAGTGTAGTCTAAAGGCATGTTCCGTTGATAATAACGACGACGTAAGTATAAGATGTAAGagatttaattttgaattgGAGATTGTTAGGTTCGCGTTTAATCTCACATCGACTATGGATGAAAACaaatgttaaatatatatatatatatatatatatatatatatatatatatatatatatatttaatgtctTAAGAATTTAGATTAAGATGTGTTGTTTTTCTATATTGTGATCATCTTAACTTAGTGATTTTGAGGtaaaattaaactttgaaaatgcAATTTATGTTGAAGTATATCTAATACACAATTCTTTACTATTTTGACAAATTATACCTTATTTAATTCAAAgatttcttattttttggtAATATCTACAAACTCGAAGACTTAATCTTCACAATTATACACCATATTATCTAATTTTATCATAAATAGAGTTTTTTATCATGTGTAAATTTGCACGTGTctagaaattaaaaatgtaaatttgtGTTAAAACTTGtctatttaatattaaatatataattttttaataaaaaattcacttttaattgctttaacatgtctaatacaaatatacaaaatacCAATAAACTCAAGTAAGGAGGCCTATTATTTGTTTGACAAAACTTAGGTGCATTCctacatatatttattttcatggttcttaactaaataaatattgatatcCTCATATCCatgattttcttaaaatttgttataacataaaaaataattagtcaGGAATCATACAAACTATCTAAAAAATGCACACAAGTTttatacttgtttattttattgaaaaagaaacagTAATAAGAGCTTCTGGAATCCAATGAAGTGGAATGTAAGTGGAAAATTCACATATTTATTAGTTAATGAAATTTCTTGATATTATTACCTCCAACTTGTCTGTTTCTAACTACTATATATGGGACCAAATGACAAAGATGCCCATTGTGGCCGGTGCAAATTGCAAATGGAAACGATTCACTGCCCATCTTATCTATTTTTCATCCTTAATCTTCACGCCTACAAGCAACCATTCTAGAAGTAAGTAAGTGTATTTTTAAGTGATTCTTGAGATGTAGAAATTGATTTTTGATCTGTTTGGTTTGACGGTAGATATGTTAAATGCGCATCTCAATGAATAATGATCGTGAAAAAAGAGAAGCTGAAAAACTTTGCTTTCACGTTGATAAACATAGATAAGTTTAGGACACATTTACAACAAAAGTTTGAACATCAACGGTAGTCTTTGACCTTAACTTTCTAATTGTGATGGATTGTTagtggactttttttttaaaaaaaaaaaagttatcaaattgagttttatatttttttttatcacacatTAGAAAGAGTCTTTACTCaaattactttatatatatgatcttaaaataatttttagaatttacttaaacaaacaatttcatcaaatttttcaaatagaaatgtagggttcaaaccccaactaAGACGTTCGGCCTAACAATATCAACAGTTTTattagttgaattaaaatttatagACAATATCTTTGTTATtctaatcaaataaattataatgaatGTCACTTATGTATACACCTATAAttcttatgaaaaaaaaatatattaagtaTATTTATCTAAATTTCTTAACAGTTGTGAAGTTGactatttttgcttataatgaAAACTCGATGGCGTGCACAACTATTTGTAGATATATAAGCATTTTATTTAGACACTAAAATGGTTAATTATAGTGCACTCCAAATATATTCCTAGAAATAGAAAATACTCATGAAGTGGGATTGGACAAACAGCATTAAAGCAAGCAAGCCACTTGTTTTGTTTTCGTAAATATTCAACCGCGTGTAGCATGACGTATAACCTTTCATCATCACCAACTCCCATGTTATGTGTTTCTTTCAAATATTCACAATCAATTTTTGTAAAACTTAAGCAAACATGAGATCTCTTAATCATAGTTTAATCGCTCTAAAACACTCAAAATAAGCAAAAACTACAATCAAGATGTTCAAATAATCAAACCATATACTATACATACATgattaaaaatatgtttgtacaactattttctCGTACTCTTATTCTATATTTATTTACTCTCTCTTTAGATCAATTCAAATATGTTTATACACTTTTTAcatgaaataacattgaattAAAAGAGTTTCAATTTTCTAATGTCGcgtataaaatgatttttctatcaCATTATATTTAGTAGCGGCTAATCTCTACTGAAAACTTTGATTAAACTACTTGTTTAATAGGCTCAAATTAATCACCCTTAAATCAATCTATTGCTTTTACATAGTACATTTAATCAATGCtgatatctaaaaaaaaaaaaaatacttatataaATATCTAAATGATAAGGTCTTAGTATACATCTTCTAGGTACAACTagacattaaaatcaaatatatttttaaaaactcatatgactaaaaaagaaaatgggaAATCGTGGTACTTTTTGACTACGTCTTAGTTTTTAAAGTTGTCTccttttcttgttttatttatttttttggacaaatcattttcatgttcaaacttcaaaccATACTTGTCACCAACACCAATATTGGTAGGCAACAGTTGACAATTTTCCTTATCATTTCTGTTACCGCGTTACACCCTCAAAAAACACtgaattaaaattacaatttagtccttctcacataataatttatccataaagttataacaaacatttcaacaaaGTTTAATTAAAGTAACATTTGTTTAAAacactttatttattatatttcaccTAAAATATTTACTTTGCTAACTTATCTAAACGTGCATCTAGTGGGGGAGGATAGAAGACTAGTGTcaaataattttgtatatatttgtgTGAAACGGATCAATATGTCACTAATCACGTTAATCTTTTTAATCAGTATTATGTGGAATTGGTAAGAATCCAAGAGGTTAACATCCACAtaagttatatttattaataatgaaGTCCTAATCGTTGTCGTTTCATCTTATCCACAATTGACCAAACCAGGAGAGTTGGAATGCAGCACAAGAAAATAGTTGACATaatgattttttgaagaaaaatttagcTACTTGATGGTTTATATTTCAAAGTTATCTAAAGTTTGAGTAATTATCTAAATGATTACCTtaacctgtttttttttatcattaattacTAGTTTAGTAGTTAGTATTACCCTTAAAACCAATTCTTTGcaacaagaaaaaacaaatagttTTGTATGAATAGTTTTACTTAGATATGTTCAATTAGATCTTTTACATAAACTAGGTAAAAATGTGAATAAATATATACTATTACTCTTTGATCTATTATTTACACATCTTATGAAGCATATATTGATTTTCTATCACTTTTATTGACCTAACACCGATATAAGACATATTGATTTTCTATCACTGTAATCGACCTGACACCGATTAAATCATTGTCATAGTTATGCTGAAGTAGAAAAGATCACCTATATATACAAAAGTCTCAATGGAATTTGCTTTAAAATTAGCTATGGTCATATtactttttgaattttgaatgtgtagAAATGAAGTAAGTAGGAGCCACATCATGGACAATTgttgacttttttttcttcataattggCCTATTTGGCTTGGGATCATACACATTTGTGTATTTTAGGCTTTAGCACATCTTATATTTCACAAAAACAAAGACACTAAAGAGATTTTGAGACACGGTTTTAGGCAATACAGCCTATAAAAGTCATATTTTAGGCTTATGATTCAAGATTTAGTTTGTACCTAACCAaagaatttaattaaacatacaAAAATCAAAGCCGTTATATTGAATGAAACTACATGAAGGTTGCATCAATAATATAATGTTCTCAAATGACGGCCCTTAGggtttttaacaaaaatttgaCTTCCAAAACTATTTCAGTAGAGTGCAAAACTTAGTTCATTGGGTTGAAACTTAATCTAGACTATACTATGTCACcatattttccttcaattttaagagaaagttaaaacaaattcattggatgattaaaaattaattacatattactccctccgtcccttaataagtgacacagttgacctaATTACGCATATcaatgcgtaattttgagtttaaatattttgaataatatattggaaaaaattatgaaaatttgatattttgaaaatactcatcgagacgaatctaacgacatcttatatgatattatttatc is from Medicago truncatula cultivar Jemalong A17 chromosome 1, MtrunA17r5.0-ANR, whole genome shotgun sequence and encodes:
- the LOC25482425 gene encoding scarecrow-like protein 1, which encodes MSLIISPELADASYGNAKLYSLKGADVTPGLSSHDFAPDKHRSMYMNDSYSSESYEKYFLDSPTEELIEPSSSGISGNSVHADGDSSYQLRANSGGSMITDNPFDTYVSSTRQRDAYQSNFESDFLESESPDCFEFDGDMRLKIQELERALLGDNNDECDDDEENMFRTVQSMEIDPDFAECANPIQNKSHHDSPKESLSSDSNLSSTSSTKEISQNFPRTPKQLLYECASALSEGNEVKASAMIDDLRQLVSIQGEPSDRIAAYMVEGLAARLASSGKCIYKALKCKEPPSSDRLAAMQILFEVCPCFKFGFIAANGAISEAIKDDKKVHIIDFDINQGSQYITLIQTLASRPGKPPYVRLTGVDDPESVQRSVGGLSIIGQRLEKLAEVLGLPFEFRAVASRSSIVTPSMLNCRPGEALVVNFAFQLHHMPDESVSTVNERDQLLRMVKSLNPKLVTVVEQDVNTNTSPFLPRFVEAYNYYSAVFESLDATLPRESQDRVNVERQCLARDIVNVIACEGEDRIERYEVAGKWRARMKMAGFTSSPMSTNVKEAIRELIRQYCDKYKIIEEMGGLHFGWEDKNLIVASAWK